One Tomitella gaofuii DNA segment encodes these proteins:
- the trmB gene encoding tRNA (guanosine(46)-N7)-methyltransferase TrmB, with protein METPQDPTHSAVPGADHADDPGTEADRTGAPVAPLWQPTGEDTDGAVGVERDQFGRSRLHPRVTSFRTRRGTLTDAQLRTWDETWSTLGRDVRDEIIDTGEWFGRSAPVVLEIGCGTGTSTAEMALAEPEVDVLAVEVYRPGLAQLLHRIKREGITNVRLLRGDGVDVMENMIAPASLTGVRVFFPDPWPKKRHHKRRLLQPATFSLIASRLRPGGVLHVATDHADYAEWITEAGATEPMLRTLDSTAPISLERPVTKFEGKGLRAGSTITEMIWRRVDS; from the coding sequence GTGGAAACCCCCCAGGACCCGACGCACAGCGCCGTCCCCGGCGCCGATCATGCCGACGACCCCGGCACCGAGGCCGACCGCACCGGCGCCCCCGTCGCGCCGCTGTGGCAGCCCACGGGCGAGGACACCGACGGCGCCGTCGGCGTGGAACGCGACCAGTTCGGCCGCTCGCGCCTGCACCCGCGGGTGACGAGCTTCCGCACGCGCCGCGGCACGCTCACCGACGCGCAGCTGCGCACGTGGGATGAGACGTGGTCGACGCTGGGACGCGACGTCCGCGACGAGATCATCGACACCGGGGAATGGTTCGGCCGCTCGGCGCCCGTCGTCCTGGAGATCGGCTGCGGCACGGGCACCTCCACCGCGGAGATGGCGCTGGCCGAACCCGAGGTGGACGTGCTGGCCGTCGAGGTCTACCGGCCGGGTCTCGCACAGCTGCTGCACCGGATCAAACGCGAGGGGATCACCAACGTCCGGCTGCTGCGCGGCGACGGCGTCGATGTGATGGAGAACATGATCGCTCCCGCCTCCCTCACCGGGGTGCGGGTGTTCTTTCCGGATCCGTGGCCCAAGAAGCGACACCACAAGCGCAGGCTGCTGCAGCCCGCCACGTTCTCGCTGATCGCCTCCCGTCTGCGTCCCGGCGGCGTGCTGCACGTGGCCACCGACCACGCCGATTACGCCGAATGGATCACGGAAGCGGGCGCCACCGAGCCGATGCTGCGTACTCTCGACTCGACTGCCCCTATCAGCCTGGAGCGCCCCGTCACAAAATTCGAGGGCAAGGGTCTCCGTGCGGGCAGCACTATTACCGAAATGATCTGGAGACGAGTCGACTCATGA
- a CDS encoding DUF6802 family protein: MWLGNDLPEDGMDGGGEFPAAHSDADGISTWPAAQGGPEGDVLEHEPLPFDTITAVDMDGDGVLETMIVHDGEQITVSYDLDGDGHTDYETVFDGEGHAVSWQDRQDPDGTWHWRRVSG, from the coding sequence ATGTGGCTGGGCAATGATCTGCCCGAGGACGGAATGGACGGCGGCGGGGAGTTCCCGGCCGCGCATTCCGACGCCGACGGGATCTCGACGTGGCCCGCGGCGCAGGGCGGGCCGGAAGGGGACGTGCTGGAGCACGAGCCCCTGCCGTTCGACACCATCACCGCGGTGGACATGGACGGCGACGGCGTGCTGGAGACGATGATCGTCCACGACGGCGAGCAGATCACCGTCTCCTACGACCTGGACGGTGACGGCCACACCGACTACGAGACCGTTTTCGACGGCGAGGGGCACGCCGTGTCGTGGCAGGACCGGCAGGATCCGGACGGGACGTGGCATTGGCGGCGCGTCTCGGGGTGA